The following are encoded in a window of Streptomyces sp. 11x1 genomic DNA:
- a CDS encoding CBS domain-containing protein, translating into MWARDLAEPYPYVTTDEDAAHAVRLLALHRLPALLVVDTDAAPYALVPCAQLVGRLMADGQDRDGAAGIAGLSVTDWLPPGSPSPPTVEETDDLTRVADLIVRTRSPLVAVVERDGDQRWLAGVVTAVRLLERLAGGGA; encoded by the coding sequence GTGTGGGCGCGTGACCTCGCCGAGCCCTACCCGTACGTCACCACCGACGAGGACGCCGCCCACGCGGTCCGGCTGCTGGCCCTGCACCGGTTGCCCGCACTCCTGGTCGTCGACACCGACGCCGCACCGTACGCCCTTGTGCCCTGCGCCCAACTCGTCGGACGACTCATGGCCGACGGGCAGGACCGCGACGGGGCGGCGGGGATCGCCGGTCTCAGCGTCACGGACTGGCTGCCTCCCGGCAGCCCCAGCCCGCCCACGGTCGAGGAGACCGACGACCTCACGCGGGTCGCGGACCTCATCGTGCGGACCCGCAGCCCGTTGGTCGCCGTCGTCGAACGCGACGGCGACCAACGGTGGTTGGCGGGCGTGGTGACAGCCGTCCGGCTGCTGGAACGGCTCGCCGGAGGAGGAGCGTGA